In Novosphingobium kaempferiae, the DNA window TACGGCGTCGACGGCGGCTTCCTCGACGAAGAGGGCAAGCAGGACACCAAGCTCTCCCCCTCGCCCGATGCCATCGTCGGCGACGTGCGCAAGGTGCGCGGCGAGATCGAGGCGTCGGCCTTCCCCGGCATCCCGCTGTTCTTCACCGAATGGAGCACCAGCTACACCCCGCGCGACTTCGTTCACGACAGCTACGTGAGCGCGCCCTACATCCTGAGCAAGCTCAAGGCGACTGAGGGGCTGGTGCAGGGCATGAGCTACTGGGCCTATACCGACCTGTTCGAGGAACCCGGCCCGCCGCCCACTCCGTTCCACGGCGGCTTCGGGCTGATGAACCGCGAGGGCATCCGCAAGCCCGCGTGGTTCGCGTACAAATACCTCAACGCGGTGAAGGGGCAGGCGCTCGCCACCGGGGATGCGCAGGCGATGGCGGCGGCGGACGGCAAGCGCGTGGCCGCGCTCGTCTGGGATTTCCAGCAGCCGGTGCAGAGCGTCAGCAACAAGCCGTTCTACACCCGCCTCGTGCCCGCGACGCAGAGCAGGCCGGTGACGTTCCGCTTCGCGCATCTGGCCAAGGGCACCTATCGCCTGCAGGTTCGCAAGACCGGATATCGGCTCAACGACCCGCTCTCGTCCTACATCGACATGGGGATGCCCGCCGCGCTCAGTCCCGCGCAACTGGAGCAGTTGCAGCGCGAGACGGCGGACAGGCCGGAGCAGGACAAGCCGATCCGCGTCGGCAGCGACGGCACCGCGACGGTGGAGGTGGCGATGCGCAGCAACGACGTGGCGCTCGTCACGCTCGAACCTGCGGGCAAGTGAGAGAGATACGGGCATGACCATCACCCGCCGCACCATGTTCCAGGGGGCGCTTGCCGGGGCCGCCGTGCCTGCGCTTGCAAACGCCCTCGGAACTGCCAAGACGCCCGCCGCGCCGCATTGGGGCACCGGCGCTGACGGCCAGCGCAAGGCGGATCTCGGCAACGGGCTCTACCGCAATCCCATCGTCTCGGGCGACCACCCGGACCCGACGATCCTGAAGGATGGCGACGTCTACTACATGACGTTCTCGTCCTTCGATTCCTATCCGGGGCTGGTGATCTGGCGCTCGACCGACCTCGTCAACTGGGCGCCGGTCGGCCCGGCGCTGCACCGCAATCTCGGGACGATCTGGGCGGTCGATCTCGTCAAGCATGACGGGCGCTACTTCATCTACATCCCCGCCGACCCGAAGGGCGAGGGCTGGTCGATCTTCGTCATCTGGGCCGACGACATCGCCGGGCCGTGGAGCGAGCCCGTCGACCTGAAGATCAGCGGCTGCATCGACCCCGGCCACATCGTCGGCGAGGACGGCAGGCGCTACCTCTTCACCAACGGCATCCGCCGCATCCGCCTGACCGACGACGGCCTCGCCACCGACGGCCCGCTGGAGAAGGCGTATGACCCGTGGCGCTACCCGGACAACTGGGTGGTCGAGAACTTCGCCCCCGAAGGCCCCAAGCTGCTGCGCAAGGGCGAGTGGTTCTACCTCGTCACCGCGATCGGCGGCACGGCCGGGCCGGTGACGGGGCACATGGTCATCGCCGCGCGCTCGAAGTCGATCCATGGGCCGTGGGAGCACTGCCCACGCAATCCGCTGGTGCGTACCGTCAGCACCGACGAACCGTGGTGGTCGCGCGGCCATGCCACGCTGGTCGAAGGCCCGGCGGGCGACTGGTGGATGGTCTATCACGGCTACGAGAACGGCATGCGCACGCTCGGCCGCCAGACCCTGCTGGAGCCGATCGAGTGGA includes these proteins:
- a CDS encoding GH39 family glycosyl hydrolase, which translates into the protein MRYHNSARMEEWMVRNGLLAAAAMIASAQPAWAAQAQSAREIRIDVAAPTGPVDRFFDLSVGSDFPGTLIREDSQAQLKVASDELGFRYIRFHDIFHDALGTVRKVDGKVVYDWTKIDQLYDGLKAKRIRPFVELGWTPAVMRTSPQQLFYWKGNTSHPDPAMWRDLVTAFVTHMRERYGAEEVRQWYFELWNEPNLDGFWEKADQGAYFALYADTVRTIKAIDPALRVGGPATAGAAWVPEFLKYAADNRLPVDFVATHTYGVDGGFLDEEGKQDTKLSPSPDAIVGDVRKVRGEIEASAFPGIPLFFTEWSTSYTPRDFVHDSYVSAPYILSKLKATEGLVQGMSYWAYTDLFEEPGPPPTPFHGGFGLMNREGIRKPAWFAYKYLNAVKGQALATGDAQAMAAADGKRVAALVWDFQQPVQSVSNKPFYTRLVPATQSRPVTFRFAHLAKGTYRLQVRKTGYRLNDPLSSYIDMGMPAALSPAQLEQLQRETADRPEQDKPIRVGSDGTATVEVAMRSNDVALVTLEPAGK
- a CDS encoding family 43 glycosylhydrolase: MTITRRTMFQGALAGAAVPALANALGTAKTPAAPHWGTGADGQRKADLGNGLYRNPIVSGDHPDPTILKDGDVYYMTFSSFDSYPGLVIWRSTDLVNWAPVGPALHRNLGTIWAVDLVKHDGRYFIYIPADPKGEGWSIFVIWADDIAGPWSEPVDLKISGCIDPGHIVGEDGRRYLFTNGIRRIRLTDDGLATDGPLEKAYDPWRYPDNWVVENFAPEGPKLLRKGEWFYLVTAIGGTAGPVTGHMVIAARSKSIHGPWEHCPRNPLVRTVSTDEPWWSRGHATLVEGPAGDWWMVYHGYENGMRTLGRQTLLEPIEWTAEGWFRAKGGDLSLPLPKPKGGRPSPSAPGLSDDFANNRMGVQWSFHAPKRGEAERARYERGGLVIAASGKSPADSSPLTCLVGDRSYEAEVSIDLTGDAEAGVLLFYNHKAFVGIGFTPDRLKVYEYSEDLPWAAVPHQARSLRLRVTNEENVVTHHYSYDEGRTWQRHGTRMEVSGIHHNVFGGFLSLRLGIYVAGEGQAKLRDFRYRALGSVRTG